One window from the genome of Natronomonas pharaonis DSM 2160 encodes:
- a CDS encoding PHP domain-containing protein: MVVADLHVHTQNSDGSLTLGAIPEAAKAAGLSTVAVTDHDRLHPEMRTPVAELDGITVVHGIELRVEADDQRVDLLGYGVRRTEALSALVDRLQTDRKERGAAIIDRVEAELGTELPVEPRAGLGRPHIAAAIEQVSDYSYGAAFEELIGDGRPCYVARDVPDFETGVSVLDAACGVVSLAHPHRYADTEAALSLCADLDAVERHYPYDRAVDHRPVERAIERYDLLVTGGTDAHGETLGVAGLDGRDYRTFRTAL; the protein is encoded by the coding sequence ATGGTCGTTGCCGACCTGCACGTCCACACACAGAACTCCGATGGGAGCCTGACACTCGGTGCGATTCCCGAGGCAGCGAAGGCTGCCGGCCTCTCGACGGTCGCTGTCACCGACCACGACCGGCTCCACCCAGAGATGCGGACACCGGTCGCAGAGCTAGACGGCATCACGGTCGTCCACGGCATCGAACTCCGCGTCGAGGCCGACGACCAGCGGGTCGACCTGCTCGGCTACGGCGTTCGCCGAACCGAGGCGCTGTCTGCGCTCGTCGACCGGCTCCAGACCGACCGGAAGGAACGCGGCGCAGCCATTATCGACCGCGTCGAGGCGGAACTCGGCACCGAGCTGCCCGTCGAACCGCGGGCGGGACTCGGTCGTCCGCATATCGCCGCGGCAATCGAACAGGTTTCCGACTACAGCTACGGGGCGGCATTCGAGGAACTCATCGGCGATGGCCGCCCCTGTTATGTCGCGCGCGATGTCCCCGACTTCGAGACGGGGGTTTCGGTACTCGATGCAGCCTGTGGTGTCGTCTCGCTGGCTCATCCACACCGGTATGCGGACACTGAAGCGGCGCTGTCGCTGTGTGCGGACCTCGATGCCGTCGAACGACACTACCCGTACGACCGCGCGGTCGACCATCGACCGGTCGAACGCGCCATCGAGCGATACGACCTGCTCGTGACGGGCGGCACCGACGCCCACGGTGAGACGCTGGGTGTGGCTGGCCTCGACGGCCGCGACTACCGAACATTCCGAACGGCGCTGTGA
- a CDS encoding RNA-guided endonuclease InsQ/TnpB family protein, translating into MEYRRTAVIKLDTPEGADTHLRETVEQFKYCANTASEWCWHGDDGYHVTSKAKAERALYDQLREDTELTANLVQKGIRQAVESVKSGVERLKNDPDTSRPTFTADTAVYDKRSATFHRDHASLSTPDGRIECDYILPDDADTPPTKYVTDEDYEFRRATLHRRDSDWYLHASMLKEDDDTEPTTGHSTVLGVDLGVNQLAVASTGRFWSADEFNHWKREYEKRRGDLQQCGTRAAHDAIAGVERKEDGRFEIFLHRVANEIVAEAVEHDCSHIVFEDLTDIRENVPEASWHHLWAFRRLYEYVEYKAREQGVKVVQVDPRNTSKRCSTCGFTHDDNRHGEDFECQDCGYQNHADYNASKNIGLQYLRRRQNADDGGAPVDVRLNRGTLNVSGEYDLPASSEA; encoded by the coding sequence GTGGAATACCGTCGTACCGCCGTTATCAAGCTCGACACACCCGAAGGCGCAGATACGCACCTTCGAGAGACTGTCGAGCAATTCAAATACTGCGCCAACACCGCGAGTGAGTGGTGCTGGCACGGCGATGACGGCTACCACGTCACTTCGAAAGCGAAGGCCGAACGCGCCCTCTACGACCAGCTACGTGAGGACACGGAGCTGACCGCAAATCTTGTCCAGAAGGGGATTCGCCAAGCCGTCGAATCCGTCAAAAGCGGCGTCGAACGTCTCAAAAACGACCCAGATACGTCTCGTCCGACGTTCACGGCGGATACTGCCGTCTACGACAAGCGAAGCGCAACGTTCCATCGTGACCACGCTTCGCTCTCAACACCGGACGGACGGATTGAGTGCGACTACATTCTACCTGACGATGCCGATACACCGCCGACAAAGTACGTCACAGACGAAGACTACGAGTTTCGGCGGGCGACACTCCATCGGCGTGACAGCGACTGGTATCTCCATGCGTCGATGCTCAAAGAGGACGACGACACCGAACCCACTACCGGGCACAGCACAGTCCTCGGTGTGGACCTCGGTGTGAACCAACTCGCGGTGGCTTCGACCGGACGGTTCTGGTCGGCAGACGAGTTCAACCACTGGAAGCGAGAGTACGAGAAACGGCGTGGCGACCTCCAACAGTGCGGAACGCGAGCGGCACACGACGCGATAGCAGGCGTCGAGCGCAAGGAGGACGGACGCTTCGAGATATTCCTGCATCGTGTTGCCAACGAGATCGTCGCAGAAGCAGTCGAACACGACTGTTCGCATATCGTGTTCGAGGATCTGACCGACATTCGTGAGAACGTCCCAGAAGCATCGTGGCACCATCTGTGGGCGTTCCGTCGCCTCTACGAGTACGTCGAATACAAAGCCAGAGAGCAGGGCGTCAAAGTCGTGCAAGTGGACCCACGGAACACGTCAAAACGGTGTTCGACCTGTGGGTTTACCCACGATGATAACCGCCACGGCGAAGACTTCGAATGTCAGGATTGTGGCTACCAGAACCACGCCGACTACAACGCTTCCAAGAACATCGGCTTGCAGTATCTCCGGCGTCGGCAAAACGCAGACGACGGAGGCGCACCCGTAGACGTGCGCTTGAATCGCGGGACACTGAACGTGAGTGGAGAGTACGATCTTCCCGCCTCTTCCGAGGCGTAG
- a CDS encoding DUF7561 family protein: protein MASDPCEACGEDVQIGGGISGIWSSDPSGTGGMTLEFADGSAFFLCFDCIESLPEEPTVDDVRDLTDDG from the coding sequence ATGGCAAGCGACCCCTGTGAAGCCTGCGGCGAGGATGTCCAGATAGGCGGCGGTATTTCCGGTATCTGGTCGTCCGACCCATCCGGGACCGGCGGGATGACGCTGGAGTTCGCCGACGGGTCGGCGTTCTTCCTGTGTTTCGACTGCATCGAGTCGCTCCCTGAGGAGCCGACAGTCGACGATGTCCGTGACCTGACCGACGACGGGTAG
- a CDS encoding DUF5786 family protein, which produces MSMGAYDEDEHERREKKAATVDAAFDDERTNYEGEIEYEAGDSAEELLDQFKQMQ; this is translated from the coding sequence ATGTCAATGGGTGCCTATGACGAGGACGAACACGAGCGTCGCGAAAAGAAGGCGGCAACCGTCGACGCCGCGTTCGACGACGAGCGGACCAACTACGAAGGGGAAATCGAATACGAGGCTGGCGACTCCGCGGAGGAACTTCTCGACCAGTTCAAGCAGATGCAGTAA
- a CDS encoding DUF5789 family protein has protein sequence MRLLANVEERIDAHSYPATTEELVEEYGDLELELPNGEETFGDALGRLGETTFEDAEDARLAAYSAVSSNAIGRQNYSDRDAPSIGENGPEQVSF, from the coding sequence ATGCGACTACTGGCGAACGTCGAAGAGCGGATTGACGCCCACTCGTATCCAGCCACGACCGAGGAGCTCGTCGAGGAGTACGGCGACCTTGAGCTGGAACTGCCGAACGGCGAGGAGACGTTCGGGGACGCGCTCGGTCGTCTCGGGGAGACGACCTTCGAGGACGCCGAGGACGCCCGGCTGGCGGCGTACTCGGCCGTCTCGAGCAACGCCATCGGACGGCAGAACTACTCGGACCGCGACGCGCCATCCATCGGCGAGAACGGCCCCGAACAGGTTTCCTTCTAA
- a CDS encoding DUF6757 family protein: MQCHYCDEEAAVAVEKDHVKVGLCKPHLRERMDELSDSEWVEEFQSQIDDALE, translated from the coding sequence ATGCAGTGTCACTACTGTGACGAGGAGGCTGCGGTCGCCGTCGAGAAAGACCACGTCAAGGTCGGTCTCTGCAAGCCGCACCTCCGAGAGCGAATGGATGAACTCTCCGACTCCGAGTGGGTCGAAGAGTTCCAGTCTCAGATAGACGACGCTCTTGAGTGA
- a CDS encoding NAD(P)H-binding protein, with protein MRVLVAGATGFVGSRLVASLVDHGHDVVALTRDAERYDKPEGVDVVEGDLLDPPLELPSADAAYYLVHSMGAGGDFAARDRRAATSFAEAAEQAGIGRVIYLGGLGDEGDDLSEHLRSRREVEQVLGERAFELTTLRAAVIVGSGSASFELIRQLADRLPVMVTPRWVRTDCQPIYIDDVVAYLVGVLEAPATAGETFEIGGPKVLTYEDMLRTVAAQQGHRLRIVPVPVLSPWLSAHWLRLFTDVPAGVARPLVAGLRNAVTVSERRIDEHVEVELTPFDEAVQRALADGESGGA; from the coding sequence ATGCGCGTGCTCGTTGCGGGAGCGACCGGGTTCGTCGGCAGCCGGCTGGTTGCGTCGCTTGTCGACCACGGCCACGATGTCGTTGCGTTGACCCGCGATGCCGAACGCTACGACAAACCGGAAGGTGTCGACGTTGTCGAGGGGGACCTGCTGGACCCGCCGCTGGAGCTCCCCTCGGCCGATGCCGCCTACTACCTCGTTCACTCGATGGGTGCCGGCGGTGATTTCGCGGCCCGCGACCGTCGGGCGGCCACAAGCTTCGCCGAGGCGGCCGAACAAGCGGGTATCGGCCGGGTAATATATCTCGGGGGGTTGGGTGACGAGGGGGACGACCTCTCGGAGCATCTCCGCTCTCGCCGCGAGGTAGAGCAGGTGCTCGGCGAACGGGCGTTCGAGCTGACGACGCTCCGGGCGGCAGTCATCGTGGGCAGCGGGTCGGCAAGCTTTGAACTCATCCGCCAGTTGGCCGACCGGCTCCCGGTGATGGTGACACCGCGGTGGGTGCGAACCGACTGTCAGCCGATATACATCGACGATGTCGTCGCCTATCTGGTCGGCGTACTCGAAGCGCCAGCGACGGCCGGCGAGACGTTCGAAATCGGCGGACCGAAGGTGTTGACCTACGAGGATATGCTTCGGACGGTCGCCGCACAGCAGGGCCACCGGCTCAGAATCGTCCCAGTACCGGTTCTGTCGCCGTGGCTGTCGGCCCACTGGCTCAGACTCTTTACCGACGTGCCGGCCGGGGTTGCCCGGCCGCTCGTGGCTGGACTCCGCAACGCGGTGACAGTCTCGGAGCGTCGTATCGACGAGCACGTCGAGGTAGAGTTGACGCCGTTCGACGAAGCCGTACAGCGGGCGCTGGCCGACGGCGAGTCCGGGGGCGCCTGA
- a CDS encoding DUF7530 family protein, producing the protein MPEYGETWTYESIVGAVPGIDVPPRAAIAIQIAVFEGAVLLLAWYYGLWSAAVAGTVAVAVAALGSAEMLRIGAAVRRTDPPAAYRRLLFGTSIEVVLSVLAFVALVTYLVRLSPGSSLATVFGPEAPLPVVYLTLLVLWDLCYRIGTGWWASLVGLWRSARYRFSPAAAGQFRRIDAETILFGFAQLLLVPFVTEYPLLVAALVGHVLAVTVVSGSSILLLWRREHVTASA; encoded by the coding sequence ATGCCCGAGTACGGCGAAACATGGACCTACGAGAGCATCGTCGGCGCGGTTCCCGGCATCGATGTGCCGCCCCGAGCAGCGATAGCCATTCAAATCGCCGTCTTCGAGGGGGCGGTGCTGCTGCTCGCGTGGTACTACGGCCTCTGGAGCGCCGCCGTCGCCGGTACCGTTGCGGTCGCGGTCGCCGCTCTCGGCAGCGCTGAGATGCTCCGAATCGGCGCTGCCGTGCGCCGGACCGACCCGCCGGCCGCCTACCGACGGCTCCTGTTCGGCACCAGCATCGAGGTCGTGCTTTCGGTGCTCGCCTTCGTTGCGCTTGTCACGTATCTGGTCCGGCTATCGCCGGGGTCGTCGCTTGCGACCGTTTTCGGTCCCGAAGCGCCGCTGCCGGTCGTCTATCTGACGCTGCTCGTGCTGTGGGACCTCTGTTACCGCATCGGGACCGGTTGGTGGGCGTCGCTCGTCGGACTGTGGCGGTCGGCACGGTATCGCTTCAGCCCGGCTGCTGCAGGGCAGTTCCGGCGTATCGACGCCGAGACCATCCTCTTTGGGTTTGCACAGCTACTGCTGGTTCCGTTTGTCACCGAGTACCCGCTGTTGGTCGCTGCGCTCGTCGGCCACGTGCTGGCAGTGACAGTGGTCTCAGGAAGTTCGATACTGCTGTTGTGGCGCCGAGAACACGTTACTGCATCTGCTTGA
- a CDS encoding transducer protein produces MSDDSSPFTAVFELQRETIQQTEAALEEAASIPRDVGDALKSGTDVQRKVNERALDAVRQSVHTSLDAAESVTGNTDPVADLRDAVDETFDTLKEQQAEALDAVDEEYDEFGESYDEFSEEAIENLSAQLDTLVELNEGVEDQLGETLDELLDQVDELQSQFDASAEEAREQLSESTEAALDQLEAQLDGLADQFEAQAERFEELEDRIEDVSLEDDDEE; encoded by the coding sequence ATGAGCGACGACAGCTCCCCGTTCACGGCGGTTTTCGAACTGCAGCGTGAAACGATTCAGCAGACCGAAGCGGCACTAGAAGAAGCGGCGTCGATTCCCCGGGATGTCGGCGACGCGCTCAAAAGCGGCACGGACGTTCAGCGGAAGGTCAACGAGCGGGCGCTCGACGCCGTTCGTCAGTCGGTCCACACCTCCCTTGACGCCGCAGAATCAGTCACCGGCAACACCGACCCGGTTGCCGACCTTCGGGACGCCGTCGACGAGACGTTCGACACCCTCAAAGAACAGCAGGCGGAGGCGCTCGACGCCGTCGACGAGGAATACGACGAATTCGGCGAAAGCTACGACGAATTCAGCGAGGAGGCCATCGAGAACCTTTCGGCGCAGCTGGATACGCTCGTCGAGCTCAACGAGGGCGTCGAAGACCAGCTCGGCGAAACGCTCGACGAGCTGCTCGACCAGGTCGACGAACTCCAATCACAGTTCGACGCCAGCGCCGAGGAGGCACGCGAGCAGCTCTCGGAGAGCACCGAGGCCGCCCTCGACCAACTCGAAGCCCAGCTCGACGGGCTCGCCGACCAGTTCGAGGCGCAAGCCGAGCGCTTCGAGGAGCTGGAGGATAGAATCGAGGATGTCAGTCTCGAAGACGACGACGAAGAGTAG
- a CDS encoding DUF445 domain-containing protein produces the protein MSPLADTAATAADTVATAADAFEWRLLLIPLITGLIGYVTNWVAIRLLFQPVSFIGVRVPGVKSLAPILPRKLRQIPGVVEGRLGWQGIIPSRSARMGSIAAEKGVAKIASEREFYETFDPERITNHIVAHSDDEIRQLTDDILREEYPQLWASAPQPARELVYARVRERLPGVADEITDRIGEHIDELLDINAMITNHLEERPELLNRLFLEVGDRELKFIVNSGFLIGGFLGVFTVPLFVYIDRWWVLPACGVAVGYMTNWIALKIIFLPKRERRLGPFSLQGLFIKRQSEVAETYASIVADEIVTIGNVAENLLHGSQSDRTRQMIREAIRPEVDRTVSVAAPIIRVTSESQQYERLRETFADAGIDRTIQPLQDPQFNEERSEAIRELMTARIRELSPPDFVELLRPAFVEDEWMLILLGAVLGFVAGWLQLMVVTAV, from the coding sequence ATGAGCCCGCTCGCCGATACCGCGGCGACAGCCGCCGACACCGTGGCGACGGCCGCCGATGCCTTCGAGTGGCGGCTCCTTCTCATCCCGCTTATCACGGGGCTTATCGGCTACGTGACCAACTGGGTCGCCATCCGGCTGCTGTTTCAGCCCGTCTCTTTCATCGGCGTTCGAGTGCCGGGCGTGAAATCTCTCGCGCCGATACTGCCGCGGAAGCTACGGCAGATTCCCGGCGTCGTCGAGGGGCGGCTCGGCTGGCAAGGAATTATCCCCTCGCGGTCGGCGCGGATGGGCAGCATCGCCGCCGAGAAGGGCGTTGCCAAGATAGCGAGCGAACGCGAATTCTACGAGACGTTCGACCCCGAACGCATCACCAACCACATCGTCGCCCACTCCGACGACGAGATTCGGCAGTTGACTGACGACATACTCCGAGAGGAGTACCCACAGCTGTGGGCCTCGGCCCCGCAACCGGCACGGGAACTGGTGTATGCTCGGGTCAGAGAGCGGCTCCCGGGCGTTGCCGACGAGATAACCGACCGCATCGGCGAGCATATCGACGAACTCCTCGACATCAATGCGATGATAACGAATCACCTCGAAGAGCGGCCGGAACTGCTAAACCGGCTGTTCTTAGAGGTCGGCGACCGGGAGCTGAAGTTCATCGTCAATTCGGGGTTTCTCATCGGGGGGTTCCTCGGGGTTTTTACCGTGCCGCTGTTTGTCTACATCGATAGATGGTGGGTGTTGCCGGCCTGTGGCGTCGCGGTGGGATATATGACGAACTGGATAGCGCTGAAAATCATCTTCCTGCCGAAGCGGGAGCGGCGACTCGGCCCGTTCAGCCTGCAAGGGCTGTTCATCAAGCGACAATCGGAGGTCGCCGAAACCTACGCCAGCATCGTCGCCGACGAAATCGTCACTATCGGCAATGTGGCCGAAAACCTCCTGCACGGCAGCCAGTCGGACCGCACCAGACAGATGATACGTGAGGCTATCCGCCCCGAGGTCGACCGAACGGTAAGCGTCGCCGCACCTATTATTCGGGTAACCTCCGAGAGCCAGCAGTACGAACGCCTCCGGGAGACGTTCGCCGATGCGGGCATCGACCGGACGATACAGCCGCTGCAGGACCCCCAATTCAACGAGGAACGGAGCGAGGCCATCCGCGAGCTGATGACAGCACGCATTCGCGAGCTGTCGCCGCCCGACTTCGTCGAGTTGCTTCGGCCGGCTTTTGTCGAAGACGAGTGGATGCTCATCCTGCTGGGGGCGGTTCTCGGGTTCGTCGCCGGCTGGCTGCAACTGATGGTGGTGACGGCCGTATGA
- the alaS gene encoding alanine--tRNA ligase, translated as MSDLDEEYQLDYFHEEGFERKECPSCGAHFWTRDSERDICGEPPCADYDFIGDPGFDTEYSLEEMREAFLSFFEDHDHERIEPYPVAANRWRDDVLLTQASIYDFQPLVTSGETPPPANPLTISQPCIRMQDIDNVGKTGRHTMAFEMMAHHAFNAREDIDDPDQYAYEGEVYWKSETVAYCDQLLDELGADIEDVTYIEDPWVGGGNAGPAIEVIYRGLELATLVFMCMEQDPDGDYELKDGNRYSYMDTYVVDTGYGLERWTWMSQGTPTVYEAVYPEMISFLKDNAGLDYSDREESLVNRAARLSGKLDIDDVDDVEAARDDIADELGVETDELRALVEPLEDIYAIADHCRTLAYMLGDGIVPSNVGTGYLARMVLRRTKRLADGVGVDAPLDELVDMQAERLDYENRDTVRDIVRTEVEKYRETLERGRRHVERLAEEYAQKGDPIPLDEVIELYDSRGIQPETVEEIAADHGADVEIPDDFYSLVAERHGEADADADDGTLAGDDDRIADLPETEKLYYEEPERTDFEAVVLDVIERDADGETVYDVALDQTMFYPEGGGQPADTGTLSTDDVAAEVTDVQETNGVVLHRTDEAPGKGEFVRGQIDGVRRRRLMQHHTATHIVGHAARQVLGDHVRQAGAQKGVESARFDIRHYERISREEVKRIERVANNIVTDNLPVKQEWPKRNEAEADYGFDIYQGGIPPGETLRLIQVGEDVQACAGTHVLQTGDIGTIKILSTERVQDGVERLVFAAGDAAIEATQRTEDALYDTAEVLDVSPQEVPATAERFFEEWKDRGKRIEELKEQLAEARAHGGDGGEEVDLGGTTAVVQRVDGDMDDLRATANALVEDGTVAVLGSGDDSATFVVAVPDNVDINAGAVVGELADRVGGGGGGPPDFAQGGGPDVDSLDEALDAAPEILRSMLEA; from the coding sequence ATGAGCGACCTCGACGAGGAGTACCAGCTCGACTATTTCCACGAGGAGGGATTCGAACGGAAAGAGTGTCCCTCCTGTGGGGCGCACTTCTGGACGCGCGACAGCGAGCGGGACATCTGTGGGGAGCCGCCGTGTGCCGACTACGATTTCATCGGCGACCCGGGCTTCGACACCGAGTACAGCCTCGAAGAGATGCGAGAGGCGTTTCTCTCGTTTTTCGAAGACCACGACCACGAGCGCATCGAGCCGTATCCGGTCGCGGCCAACCGCTGGCGTGACGATGTCCTGCTGACGCAGGCGTCGATTTATGACTTCCAGCCGCTTGTCACCTCCGGGGAGACGCCGCCGCCGGCCAACCCGCTGACGATCTCTCAGCCCTGCATCCGGATGCAGGACATCGACAACGTGGGCAAGACCGGCCGACACACGATGGCCTTCGAGATGATGGCCCACCACGCGTTCAACGCCCGTGAGGACATCGACGACCCGGACCAGTATGCCTACGAGGGCGAGGTCTACTGGAAGAGCGAGACGGTCGCCTACTGCGACCAACTGCTCGATGAACTCGGCGCCGACATCGAGGACGTCACCTACATTGAGGACCCGTGGGTCGGCGGCGGCAACGCCGGCCCGGCAATCGAGGTCATCTACCGGGGGCTGGAGCTGGCGACGCTGGTCTTCATGTGCATGGAGCAAGACCCCGACGGCGACTACGAACTCAAGGACGGCAACCGGTATTCGTATATGGATACCTACGTCGTCGACACCGGCTACGGGCTCGAACGCTGGACGTGGATGTCACAGGGGACACCGACCGTCTACGAGGCGGTCTACCCCGAGATGATATCCTTCCTGAAAGACAACGCCGGCCTCGACTACAGCGACCGCGAGGAGTCGCTTGTCAACCGGGCCGCGCGGCTCTCCGGCAAGCTCGACATCGACGATGTCGACGACGTGGAGGCCGCCCGCGACGACATCGCCGACGAACTCGGCGTCGAAACCGACGAACTCCGTGCGCTCGTCGAGCCGCTCGAAGACATCTACGCCATCGCGGACCACTGCCGAACGCTGGCGTACATGCTCGGCGACGGCATCGTCCCCTCCAACGTCGGCACTGGCTATCTCGCCCGGATGGTCCTGCGGCGGACCAAGCGGCTTGCCGACGGCGTCGGCGTCGATGCGCCGCTCGACGAACTCGTCGACATGCAGGCCGAGCGGCTCGACTACGAGAACCGCGATACCGTCCGCGATATCGTCCGCACCGAGGTCGAAAAGTACCGCGAAACGCTCGAACGGGGCCGGCGACACGTCGAACGGCTCGCCGAGGAGTACGCCCAAAAGGGCGACCCGATTCCGCTTGATGAGGTCATCGAACTCTACGACAGCCGCGGCATCCAGCCCGAGACCGTCGAGGAAATCGCCGCCGACCACGGTGCCGATGTCGAGATTCCGGACGACTTCTACTCGCTTGTGGCCGAGCGGCACGGCGAGGCTGACGCCGACGCCGACGACGGCACGCTCGCCGGCGACGACGACCGCATTGCCGACCTTCCGGAGACGGAGAAACTCTACTACGAGGAGCCGGAGCGGACCGACTTCGAGGCGGTCGTCCTCGATGTCATCGAACGCGACGCCGACGGCGAGACGGTCTACGATGTCGCGCTCGACCAGACGATGTTTTACCCCGAGGGCGGCGGTCAGCCGGCCGACACCGGAACGCTATCGACCGACGACGTGGCCGCGGAGGTCACCGATGTCCAAGAGACCAACGGCGTCGTTCTCCACCGGACCGACGAGGCCCCCGGTAAAGGCGAGTTCGTCCGCGGCCAGATAGACGGCGTTCGCCGCCGCCGGCTGATGCAACACCACACCGCGACCCATATCGTTGGCCACGCCGCACGGCAGGTGCTCGGCGACCACGTCCGGCAGGCCGGCGCACAGAAAGGCGTCGAATCGGCGCGGTTCGACATCCGCCACTACGAGCGCATCTCCCGTGAGGAGGTAAAACGCATTGAACGGGTCGCGAACAACATCGTAACCGACAACCTGCCGGTCAAACAGGAGTGGCCAAAGCGAAATGAAGCCGAAGCCGACTACGGCTTCGATATCTATCAGGGCGGTATCCCGCCGGGGGAGACACTCCGGCTGATTCAGGTCGGCGAGGACGTACAAGCCTGTGCCGGCACACACGTCCTGCAGACGGGAGATATCGGTACCATCAAGATTCTCTCGACAGAGCGCGTCCAAGACGGCGTCGAGCGCTTGGTGTTTGCGGCCGGCGACGCCGCCATTGAGGCGACCCAGCGGACCGAGGATGCCCTCTATGACACCGCTGAGGTACTCGATGTCTCACCACAGGAGGTCCCCGCCACGGCCGAGCGGTTCTTCGAGGAGTGGAAGGACCGTGGCAAGCGCATCGAGGAGCTGAAAGAACAGCTTGCGGAGGCCAGAGCCCACGGCGGCGACGGCGGCGAGGAGGTCGACCTCGGCGGGACGACAGCGGTCGTCCAGCGGGTCGACGGCGACATGGACGACCTGCGGGCGACTGCGAACGCGCTCGTCGAAGACGGCACTGTCGCCGTCCTCGGCAGTGGCGACGACAGCGCGACGTTCGTTGTCGCTGTTCCGGACAATGTCGATATCAACGCCGGCGCAGTCGTCGGCGAACTCGCAGACCGCGTCGGCGGCGGTGGCGGCGGCCCGCCGGACTTCGCACAGGGCGGTGGCCCCGATGTCGACAGCCTCGACGAGGCGCTCGATGCGGCTCCCGAGATACTCCGCTCGATGCTCGAAGCATAG
- a CDS encoding DUF4393 domain-containing protein, protein MTDDQPSDDDPSSSPPPDDHPNSGPPADDGRDSDLPSGDGPSATPTASPSDLERALSVLETAVESERVGESRLERLLAALERVVATPAGADPETVAEFLSLLEGALADAGRLNEVDFDGLLSVLETAAAAVPSVDETAAEEVLGVLERGLRDPNSLEQTDIETLNEQIERLVAGATDPTTGGIDRLFPESGPTEGVTNAFRIAHIVTAMTQRATGHAVESGLRTGTRMGYAAATAESPAALLTEARAVALDELRRSGVDIGDERQAWLEAHEDALIADRPVTEEQLRARGERLLSKSATLGRPEGPHPAFGAIIDQLAEDEARILRLLATDGAQPTVDIYERGYIPFNARLVAAALTKLGSDAGCRTPKRVPLYVQNLDRLGLVTLSEEPVENLKIYQVLEAQPHVEQARQGVTRPKTDYGSIRLTELGAAFCEACFPVDVADSPPATELRRDGAE, encoded by the coding sequence ATGACCGACGACCAGCCATCCGACGACGACCCGAGCAGTAGCCCGCCCCCTGACGACCACCCGAATAGCGGCCCGCCGGCCGACGACGGCCGAGATAGCGACCTGCCGTCCGGTGACGGCCCGAGCGCGACCCCAACTGCCTCGCCGTCGGACCTCGAACGCGCCCTTTCGGTGCTTGAGACGGCCGTCGAGAGCGAACGAGTCGGCGAGAGCCGGCTGGAGCGGCTGCTTGCCGCCCTCGAACGCGTCGTGGCAACGCCGGCTGGGGCGGACCCGGAAACCGTCGCGGAATTCCTTTCGCTGCTCGAAGGCGCACTCGCCGACGCTGGCCGGCTCAACGAGGTCGACTTCGATGGGTTGCTGTCGGTGTTAGAGACCGCTGCTGCGGCTGTCCCGTCAGTTGACGAAACCGCCGCCGAGGAGGTCCTCGGCGTGCTCGAACGCGGCCTTCGAGACCCGAACTCGCTGGAGCAGACGGACATTGAGACGCTCAACGAACAGATAGAGCGACTCGTCGCCGGGGCCACAGACCCCACGACGGGCGGCATCGACCGGCTGTTTCCTGAATCGGGGCCGACTGAGGGGGTGACGAACGCCTTCCGTATCGCACACATCGTAACGGCGATGACACAGCGGGCGACCGGCCACGCGGTCGAGTCGGGGCTTCGGACCGGCACCCGAATGGGATATGCCGCCGCGACGGCAGAATCCCCGGCTGCGCTCCTCACTGAGGCCCGCGCCGTCGCTCTCGACGAGCTTCGCCGCTCTGGGGTCGATATCGGCGACGAGCGGCAGGCGTGGCTGGAAGCCCACGAAGACGCGCTCATCGCCGACCGGCCGGTGACCGAAGAACAGCTGCGCGCCCGCGGCGAACGCCTGCTCTCGAAATCCGCGACGCTCGGCCGTCCGGAAGGCCCTCATCCGGCGTTCGGGGCCATCATCGACCAGCTTGCGGAAGACGAGGCGAGAATCCTCCGCCTGTTAGCAACCGACGGCGCACAGCCGACCGTCGATATCTACGAGCGCGGCTACATCCCGTTCAACGCGCGGCTCGTTGCCGCGGCGCTCACGAAACTCGGGAGCGACGCCGGCTGCAGAACCCCCAAACGGGTGCCGCTGTACGTCCAGAACCTCGACCGGCTCGGCCTCGTGACGCTCTCGGAGGAGCCGGTGGAAAACCTCAAAATCTATCAGGTGCTCGAAGCGCAGCCACACGTCGAACAGGCGCGACAGGGGGTGACGCGGCCGAAAACCGACTACGGCAGCATCCGACTCACCGAACTCGGCGCTGCATTCTGTGAAGCGTGTTTCCCCGTCGACGTCGCCGACAGCCCGCCGGCGACCGAACTCCGGCGGGACGGAGCGGAGTAG